Proteins encoded together in one Agromyces sp. 3263 window:
- the dhaM gene encoding dihydroxyacetone kinase phosphoryl donor subunit DhaM: MGTPGKVGVVFVSHSARIADGLVELARQMAPSAALVAAGGTDDGRIGTSFDLVSAGIGAADAGDGVVVLCDLGSAILTAETALDFLDDDARARVRIVDAPLVEGGVAAAVAAEAGDPLDQVVAAAESARGGPSVHGGDTVAPADGGGEASRVQRTVTLVNADGLHARPAAELVKLASTFPQRVTVNGTDAKSLLGIMSLGLTKGATVEIASDDPAGREAVDAIAALAESGFGEA, translated from the coding sequence GTGGGGACACCCGGCAAGGTCGGCGTCGTCTTCGTCTCGCATTCCGCGCGCATCGCCGACGGCCTCGTCGAGCTCGCCCGCCAGATGGCCCCGAGCGCGGCACTCGTCGCCGCAGGCGGCACCGATGACGGACGCATCGGCACCAGCTTCGACCTCGTGAGCGCGGGCATCGGCGCAGCGGATGCCGGTGACGGCGTCGTCGTCCTGTGCGACCTGGGATCGGCGATCCTCACGGCGGAGACGGCACTCGACTTCCTCGACGACGACGCGCGCGCCCGGGTGCGGATCGTCGACGCCCCGCTCGTCGAGGGCGGGGTGGCGGCCGCGGTCGCCGCCGAAGCCGGCGACCCTCTCGACCAGGTGGTCGCGGCGGCGGAGTCCGCGCGCGGCGGGCCTTCCGTGCACGGCGGCGACACGGTGGCGCCGGCTGACGGCGGCGGTGAGGCATCCAGGGTGCAGCGCACGGTGACCCTGGTGAATGCCGACGGCCTCCATGCGCGCCCCGCTGCCGAGCTCGTGAAGCTGGCGAGCACGTTCCCGCAACGGGTCACCGTGAACGGCACCGACGCGAAGAGCCTCCTCGGCATCATGTCGCTCGGCCTCACGAAGGGCGCGACCGTCGAGATCGCGAGCGACGACCCTGCGGGCCGGGAGGCCGTCGACGCCATCGCCGCCTTGGCGGAGTCGGGCTTCGGCGAGGCGTGA
- a CDS encoding SRPBCC domain-containing protein yields the protein MVDVRSQVEAVTRTLRTDTVDGAASRIQTIAQDYPAGIDDVWKATTTADRIARWFLPVSGDLQLGGRYQLTRNASGEVLECTPPSDGSASYRVTWEFAGSVSWVTVRLTSLGSDRTRFELDHVARAADLPAGMWETYGPGATGVGWDQALLGLALHLGALDGRISPEEGEQWALSAEGSMFSRAAADRWADAHVADGADPDDAARAADATFAFYTGQTLGA from the coding sequence ATGGTTGACGTTCGTTCACAGGTCGAGGCCGTGACCCGCACCCTGCGCACCGACACGGTCGACGGTGCGGCATCGCGGATCCAGACGATCGCCCAGGACTATCCCGCCGGCATCGATGACGTCTGGAAGGCGACCACCACAGCCGATCGGATCGCACGCTGGTTCCTGCCCGTCTCGGGCGACCTTCAGCTCGGTGGTCGGTACCAGCTCACGCGCAACGCGAGCGGCGAGGTCCTCGAGTGCACGCCGCCCTCCGACGGAAGTGCGAGCTATCGCGTCACGTGGGAGTTCGCCGGCAGCGTCTCCTGGGTGACCGTCCGGCTCACGTCGCTCGGATCGGACCGCACCCGGTTCGAGCTCGATCATGTCGCACGAGCCGCCGACCTGCCGGCCGGCATGTGGGAGACGTACGGGCCGGGTGCCACGGGCGTCGGCTGGGATCAGGCGCTGCTCGGCCTGGCATTGCACCTCGGCGCGCTGGACGGCCGGATCTCACCCGAGGAGGGCGAGCAGTGGGCGCTGTCCGCCGAGGGCAGCATGTTCAGCCGAGCCGCGGCGGACCGCTGGGCCGACGCGCACGTCGCCGACGGCGCAGATCCCGACGACGCTGCTCGCGCGGCTGACGCGACGTTCGCGTTCTACACCGGGCAGACGCTTGGTGCCTGA
- a CDS encoding excinuclease ABC subunit UvrA, whose protein sequence is MSTTTVTHASDSEARVADSHDLIRVQGARVNNLKDVSVEIPKRRLTVFTGVSGSGKSSLVFGTIAAESQRMINETYSAFVQGFMPTLSRPDVDVLEGLTTAIIVDQERMGANARSTVGTVTDANAMLRILFSRLGQPHIGSPQAFSFNIPSVQGSGAITIDRGQSTTVSRDFSQIGGMCPRCEGMGTVSDIDLTQIYDDTKSLAGGAITVPGYTADGWSVRIFSESGFFDPDKPIRDYTESELHDFLYREPGKVKVNGINLTYEGLVSKLQKSMLSKDVDAMQPHIRAFVQRAVTFTACPECGGTRLSEGARRSKIDGISIADACAMQISDLATWVRGLDEPSVAPLLAGLQQNLDSFVDIGLGYLSLDRPSGTLSGGEAQRTKMIRHLGSSLTDVTYVFDEPTIGLHPHDIQRMNRLLQQLRDKGNTVLVVEHKPEAIAIADHVVDLGPRAGSAGGEIVFEGTVDDLRASDTLTGRHLDDRASLKGEVRTPNGALEIRGALENNLQDVDVDVPLGVLVVVTGVAGSGKSSLIHGSVAGRDGVVSIDQGAIRGSRRSNPATYTGLLEPIRKAFAKANGVKPALFSANSEGACPNCNGAGVIYTDLGMMATVESPCEVCEGRRFDTSVLEYKLGGRDISEVLGMSVADAESFFSAGESRLPAAHAILERLVDVGLGYLTIGQPLTTLSGGERQRLKLATHMAEQGGVYVLDEPTTGLHLADVEQLLGLLDRLVDAGKSVIVIEHHQAVMAHADWIIDLGPGAGHDGGRIVFEGTPAELVAARSTLTGQHLATYVGS, encoded by the coding sequence ATGAGCACGACGACCGTGACGCACGCCAGTGACAGCGAGGCGCGCGTCGCCGACAGCCACGACCTGATCCGGGTGCAGGGCGCCCGGGTGAACAACCTGAAGGACGTGAGCGTCGAGATCCCGAAGCGCCGCCTGACCGTGTTCACGGGGGTGTCGGGCTCAGGCAAGAGCTCCCTCGTGTTCGGCACGATCGCCGCCGAGTCCCAGCGCATGATCAACGAGACCTACAGCGCATTCGTGCAGGGCTTCATGCCGACGCTCTCACGCCCCGACGTCGACGTGCTGGAAGGGCTCACCACGGCCATCATCGTCGACCAGGAGCGCATGGGCGCGAATGCGCGCTCCACGGTCGGGACCGTCACCGACGCCAACGCGATGCTGCGCATCCTCTTCAGTCGACTCGGCCAGCCGCACATCGGGTCGCCGCAGGCGTTCTCGTTCAACATCCCGAGTGTGCAGGGCAGCGGTGCGATCACCATCGACCGTGGTCAGAGCACGACCGTCTCACGCGACTTCAGCCAGATCGGCGGCATGTGCCCGCGGTGCGAGGGCATGGGCACGGTCTCCGACATCGACCTCACGCAGATCTACGACGACACGAAGTCGCTCGCCGGGGGAGCGATCACCGTTCCCGGCTACACGGCCGACGGCTGGTCGGTGCGCATCTTCTCGGAGTCCGGGTTCTTCGACCCCGACAAGCCGATCCGCGACTACACCGAGTCCGAGCTGCACGACTTCCTCTACCGCGAGCCGGGCAAGGTGAAGGTCAACGGCATCAACCTCACCTACGAGGGACTCGTCTCGAAGCTGCAGAAGTCGATGCTGTCGAAGGACGTCGACGCGATGCAGCCGCACATCCGCGCGTTCGTCCAGCGGGCCGTGACCTTCACCGCCTGTCCCGAGTGCGGCGGCACCCGGCTCAGCGAGGGAGCGCGCAGGTCGAAGATCGACGGCATCAGCATCGCGGATGCCTGTGCGATGCAGATCAGCGACCTCGCCACCTGGGTGCGCGGCCTCGACGAGCCCTCGGTCGCGCCGCTCCTCGCCGGACTGCAGCAGAACCTCGACTCGTTCGTGGACATCGGCCTCGGCTACCTCTCGCTCGACCGGCCCTCGGGCACGCTGTCGGGCGGCGAGGCGCAGCGCACGAAGATGATCCGCCATCTCGGGTCGTCGCTGACGGATGTCACCTACGTGTTCGACGAGCCCACGATCGGCCTGCACCCGCACGACATCCAACGGATGAACCGACTCCTGCAGCAGCTTCGCGACAAGGGCAACACCGTGCTGGTCGTGGAGCACAAGCCCGAGGCGATCGCGATCGCCGATCACGTCGTCGACCTCGGTCCGCGCGCTGGGTCCGCCGGAGGAGAGATCGTCTTCGAGGGCACGGTGGACGACCTGCGGGCGAGTGACACGCTCACGGGGCGGCACCTCGACGACCGGGCGTCGCTCAAAGGGGAGGTGCGAACGCCGAACGGCGCATTGGAGATTCGCGGCGCCTTGGAGAACAACCTCCAGGACGTCGACGTGGATGTCCCGTTGGGCGTGCTCGTCGTCGTGACGGGGGTGGCCGGATCGGGTAAGAGCTCGCTCATCCACGGGTCGGTGGCAGGGCGCGACGGCGTCGTCTCCATCGACCAAGGCGCGATCCGCGGGTCTCGTCGCAGCAACCCGGCCACGTACACCGGCCTGCTCGAGCCGATCCGCAAGGCGTTCGCGAAGGCCAACGGCGTCAAGCCGGCGCTGTTCAGCGCGAACTCCGAGGGCGCCTGCCCGAACTGCAACGGGGCCGGCGTCATCTACACGGACCTCGGCATGATGGCCACGGTCGAATCACCATGCGAGGTCTGCGAGGGACGGCGCTTCGACACCTCCGTGCTCGAATACAAGCTCGGCGGTCGCGACATCAGCGAGGTCCTCGGCATGTCCGTCGCCGACGCCGAGTCGTTCTTCAGCGCGGGGGAGTCGCGCCTGCCGGCGGCGCACGCGATCCTGGAACGGCTCGTCGACGTCGGGCTCGGCTACCTCACCATCGGCCAGCCGCTGACGACCCTGTCGGGCGGTGAGCGCCAACGGCTCAAGCTGGCGACGCACATGGCGGAACAGGGCGGCGTCTACGTGCTCGACGAGCCGACGACGGGGCTGCACCTGGCCGACGTCGAGCAACTGCTCGGACTCCTCGACCGGCTCGTCGATGCGGGCAAATCCGTGATCGTCATCGAGCATCATCAGGCTGTCATGGCCCACGCCGATTGGATCATCGACCTCGGGCCGGGAGCCGGTCACGACGGCGGTCGCATCGTGTTCGAGGGCACTCCGGCCGAGCTCGTCGCGGCGCGCTCGACGCTCACGGGCCAGCACCTGGCAACGTACGTCGGCTCCTGA
- a CDS encoding VOC family protein, which produces MRLIIHASFLSHDDPARALVFYRDLLGFEVRGDVGYDGKRWITVGPVDQPDTSIVLEPAAAAPGLTEEERETIAAMMAKGTYGGLLLASADLDATFERLKQAGVEIAQEPTDQPYGLRDCAVRDPAGNMIRIQELR; this is translated from the coding sequence ATGCGCCTCATCATCCACGCGAGCTTCCTCTCGCACGACGACCCTGCACGTGCCCTGGTGTTCTACCGAGACCTGCTCGGGTTCGAGGTCCGCGGTGACGTCGGCTACGACGGGAAGCGCTGGATCACCGTCGGACCCGTCGATCAGCCCGACACGTCCATCGTGCTGGAGCCGGCCGCCGCCGCGCCTGGCCTCACGGAGGAGGAGCGCGAGACGATCGCCGCCATGATGGCGAAGGGCACGTACGGCGGCCTGCTCCTGGCATCCGCCGATCTCGATGCGACCTTCGAGCGTCTGAAGCAAGCCGGCGTCGAGATCGCGCAGGAACCGACCGACCAGCCCTACGGACTGCGTGACTGCGCCGTGCGCGACCCGGCCGGGAACATGATCCGGATCCAGGAGCTGCGATGA
- a CDS encoding DUF2975 domain-containing protein, whose product MQKLDRVVLPLRVLLVMVFAGLVVAQFLSLPGQFTHMAAEHPELGGIPWLLLTLGILEVLCFQVVIVCTWRLLTLVRSDRIFSEQAFGWVDAIVWSLAAAWLLLASVSAYLVGVIYFTPELRDPGIPVLLTGMVLIGGVVVLTLVVLRALLRQASVLRSDLEDVI is encoded by the coding sequence ATGCAGAAGCTCGATCGTGTCGTCCTCCCCCTCCGCGTGCTGCTCGTCATGGTCTTCGCCGGTCTCGTCGTGGCGCAGTTCCTGAGCCTGCCGGGCCAGTTCACGCACATGGCCGCCGAGCATCCCGAACTCGGAGGCATCCCCTGGCTGCTGCTCACCCTCGGCATCCTCGAGGTCCTCTGCTTCCAGGTCGTGATCGTGTGCACGTGGCGACTGCTCACGCTCGTCAGATCCGACCGGATCTTCAGCGAACAGGCCTTCGGATGGGTCGACGCGATCGTATGGTCGCTCGCGGCCGCGTGGCTGCTGCTCGCCTCCGTCTCGGCCTACCTCGTCGGCGTCATCTACTTCACGCCGGAGCTCCGGGATCCGGGCATCCCGGTGCTCCTCACCGGCATGGTGCTCATCGGCGGCGTCGTGGTGCTCACCCTCGTGGTGCTGCGCGCCCTCCTGCGGCAGGCGAGCGTGCTCAGGTCCGACCTGGAGGACGTGATCTGA
- the dhaL gene encoding dihydroxyacetone kinase subunit DhaL, which yields MGLDSTWAVEWVRRSAEVISEHRVELLTLDREIGDGDHGENMDRGFQAVLPKLDDLPAGSTPGDVLKLVATTLISTVGGAAGPLYGTAYLKGAVAAGSDATLDGAAVAAVLAAARDGIVLRGKAEPGDKTMIDAWTPAVDAAESAAGNGADAAAVFAAAAEAAEAGAVATEPLVARKGRASYLGERSAGHRDPGAQSTALLLRAAADTASTAAGA from the coding sequence GTGGGTCTGGACAGCACCTGGGCGGTGGAGTGGGTCAGGCGAAGCGCCGAGGTCATCTCCGAGCATCGCGTCGAACTGCTCACGCTCGACCGCGAGATCGGCGACGGCGACCACGGGGAGAACATGGATCGCGGCTTCCAGGCGGTCCTGCCCAAACTCGACGACCTGCCCGCCGGCTCCACCCCGGGTGACGTCCTGAAGCTCGTCGCGACGACGCTCATCTCGACGGTCGGCGGGGCGGCTGGTCCGCTCTACGGCACCGCCTACCTGAAGGGCGCCGTGGCGGCGGGCTCCGACGCGACGCTCGACGGTGCCGCCGTCGCCGCCGTCCTCGCGGCGGCCCGAGACGGGATCGTGCTCCGCGGCAAGGCGGAACCGGGCGACAAGACCATGATCGACGCCTGGACGCCTGCGGTCGACGCCGCGGAGTCGGCTGCGGGCAACGGCGCGGATGCCGCGGCCGTGTTCGCCGCCGCGGCCGAGGCCGCTGAGGCCGGTGCCGTCGCAACGGAGCCGCTCGTCGCCCGCAAGGGGCGTGCCAGCTACCTGGGGGAGCGTTCCGCCGGTCACCGCGATCCCGGGGCGCAGTCCACGGCGCTGCTGCTCAGGGCCGCCGCCGACACCGCGTCGACGGCCGCGGGAGCCTGA
- a CDS encoding helix-turn-helix transcriptional regulator, with protein MPIVVRIDVQLAKHKMSVGEFAERVGLTPANIAVLKNGRAKAVRFSTLDAMCRVLECQPGDLLEWVDEPPEPPTVQE; from the coding sequence ATGCCGATCGTCGTGCGCATCGACGTGCAACTGGCCAAGCACAAGATGAGCGTCGGCGAGTTCGCCGAGCGCGTGGGGCTCACCCCGGCGAACATCGCCGTGCTCAAGAACGGCCGCGCGAAGGCCGTGCGGTTCAGCACGCTCGACGCGATGTGCCGGGTGCTCGAATGCCAGCCGGGCGACCTGCTCGAATGGGTCGACGAACCACCCGAACCACCCACGGTCCAGGAGTGA
- the helR gene encoding RNA polymerase recycling motor ATPase HelR, with the protein MFDLPPRLADKAQPALIGADEQHFAAIATTLERSIAAVSTRLDRVRKTAGGRGQAALDRDLEIHQLAARLRTLRRYGLDLCLGRMDPEGGDPLYIGRLGLVDEDGHRLLLDWRSPAAEPFFGATHGDPMGLASRRRYRWTRGRITDYWDEVFTIDGFEGHRAALDDQSAFIASLGGTRSDRMRDVLATIQADQDAIIRAGSRGALVVDGGPGTGKTVVALHRTAYLLYSDPRLGHRRGGVLFVGPHQPYLDYVADVLPSLGEEGVQTCTLRDLVPEGLAAVGELDAAVARLKASARLVDAVAAAVAHYERPPARGMTVETPWADVWLDPGDWAEAFDAREPATPHNEARDEVWEALIAILMDNHDEGVTDARLRRALEQNTELRSAFTRAWPLLDPAGVVGDLWSVPSYLAACAPWLSPVEIRMLRRDDARAWTVSDLPLLDAARQRIGDPEASLRRRRDEAALASHREVMDRVVDDLIAADDSALGVMKMLRGQDAQLTLVDEAVQVTRDHDLLAGPFAHIVIDEAQELTDAEWQMLLSRCPSRSFTIVGDRAQARHGFTESWRQRLERVGIKRIDLASLSINYRTPEEVMAEAAPVIRAVLPDANVPTSIRSSGLPVLHGAVAELDAILASWLAAHDDGIACVIARDDAHLHAIGISAEAATRIRRLTPELTKGLEFDLVVLLEPDGFGDGIEGAVDHYVAMTRATQQLVLLSPG; encoded by the coding sequence GTGTTCGACCTTCCGCCTAGACTCGCCGACAAGGCGCAGCCCGCCTTGATCGGCGCCGATGAACAGCACTTCGCGGCCATCGCGACGACCTTGGAACGCTCCATCGCCGCCGTCTCGACCAGGCTCGACCGCGTCCGCAAGACAGCGGGAGGTCGAGGGCAGGCTGCGCTGGACCGCGATCTCGAGATCCACCAGCTCGCCGCGCGCTTGCGCACCCTGCGACGCTACGGGCTGGACCTCTGCCTCGGCCGCATGGATCCCGAGGGTGGAGACCCGCTCTACATAGGCCGCCTGGGCCTCGTCGACGAGGACGGGCACCGCCTGCTGCTCGACTGGCGCTCCCCCGCCGCCGAGCCGTTCTTCGGCGCCACGCACGGCGATCCGATGGGACTGGCGAGCCGGCGACGTTACCGCTGGACCCGAGGCCGGATCACCGACTACTGGGACGAGGTGTTCACGATCGACGGGTTCGAGGGCCACCGCGCTGCGCTCGACGACCAGTCCGCGTTCATCGCCTCGCTCGGTGGGACGCGGTCCGACCGCATGCGCGACGTCCTGGCGACCATCCAGGCCGACCAGGACGCCATCATCCGTGCCGGTTCCCGAGGCGCGCTGGTCGTCGACGGGGGGCCGGGCACCGGGAAGACGGTCGTCGCGCTGCACCGAACGGCGTACCTGCTCTACTCCGACCCGCGCCTCGGTCATCGCCGAGGTGGCGTGCTGTTCGTCGGGCCGCACCAGCCCTACCTCGACTACGTCGCCGATGTGCTGCCGAGCCTCGGTGAGGAGGGCGTGCAGACCTGTACTCTGCGGGATCTCGTTCCAGAGGGCCTCGCAGCCGTCGGCGAGCTGGACGCGGCCGTCGCACGGCTCAAGGCCTCGGCACGGTTGGTGGACGCCGTCGCGGCCGCGGTCGCGCACTACGAGCGGCCACCCGCGCGAGGGATGACGGTGGAGACCCCCTGGGCGGACGTCTGGCTGGATCCCGGCGACTGGGCCGAGGCGTTCGACGCCCGAGAACCGGCGACCCCGCACAACGAGGCGCGCGACGAGGTCTGGGAGGCGCTCATCGCGATCCTCATGGACAACCACGACGAGGGCGTCACCGACGCCCGCCTGCGCCGAGCACTCGAACAGAACACCGAACTGCGCTCGGCGTTCACTCGCGCATGGCCGCTGCTCGACCCGGCGGGCGTCGTCGGCGACCTGTGGTCGGTTCCCTCGTATCTGGCGGCATGTGCACCGTGGCTCTCCCCCGTCGAGATCCGGATGCTCCGACGCGACGACGCCCGCGCCTGGACCGTCTCCGACCTGCCGCTGCTCGACGCCGCACGGCAGCGGATCGGAGACCCAGAGGCATCGCTTCGAAGACGTCGCGATGAGGCGGCCCTCGCCTCGCACCGCGAGGTCATGGATCGCGTCGTCGACGACCTCATCGCGGCCGACGACTCCGCATTGGGCGTCATGAAGATGCTCCGCGGGCAGGACGCGCAGCTCACGCTGGTCGACGAGGCGGTGCAGGTGACACGCGATCACGACCTGCTCGCCGGACCGTTCGCGCACATCGTGATCGACGAGGCACAGGAGCTGACGGATGCCGAGTGGCAGATGCTGCTCTCACGCTGCCCGTCCCGCAGCTTCACCATCGTCGGCGACCGAGCGCAGGCCCGGCACGGCTTCACCGAGAGTTGGCGGCAACGCCTCGAGCGGGTGGGCATCAAACGGATCGACCTCGCGAGCCTGAGCATCAACTACCGCACGCCCGAGGAGGTGATGGCCGAGGCCGCGCCGGTCATCCGCGCCGTCCTTCCCGACGCCAATGTGCCGACCTCGATCCGCAGCAGCGGGCTCCCGGTGCTGCACGGCGCGGTTGCCGAACTCGACGCCATCCTCGCGTCGTGGCTGGCCGCCCACGACGACGGCATCGCGTGCGTGATCGCGAGGGACGATGCGCACCTCCACGCGATCGGCATCTCGGCCGAAGCCGCCACCCGGATTCGCCGACTCACGCCCGAACTGACGAAGGGACTGGAGTTCGACCTGGTGGTCCTGCTCGAGCCCGATGGGTTCGGTGACGGCATCGAAGGCGCCGTCGACCACTACGTCGCCATGACGAGGGCGACGCAGCAGCTCGTCCTGCTCTCCCCCGGCTGA
- a CDS encoding VOC family protein, translating into MPIKLENVGIAVRDLEATIAFFTDLGLTVVGRDTVSGEWTDTAVGLDGNHAKIAVLNTPDGHGQLELFEYLHPEAIETEPTRPNEIGMHRVAFSVDDLDEALAIAARHGCHPLRGVATYQDVYKLTYLRGPSGILVMLAQELKKN; encoded by the coding sequence ATGCCGATCAAGCTCGAGAATGTCGGGATCGCCGTGCGCGACCTCGAGGCGACCATCGCCTTCTTCACCGACCTGGGACTGACGGTGGTCGGCCGGGACACAGTGAGCGGGGAATGGACCGACACCGCCGTGGGCCTCGATGGCAATCACGCCAAGATCGCCGTGCTCAACACGCCCGACGGTCATGGCCAACTCGAGCTCTTCGAGTATCTCCATCCCGAGGCGATCGAGACGGAGCCGACACGTCCGAACGAGATCGGCATGCATCGCGTCGCCTTCTCCGTCGACGACCTCGACGAGGCGCTGGCGATCGCCGCGCGACACGGCTGCCACCCGCTGCGCGGCGTGGCCACGTACCAGGATGTCTACAAGCTCACGTACCTGCGCGGTCCGAGCGGCATTCTCGTGATGCTCGCCCAGGAGCTGAAGAAGAACTGA
- a CDS encoding metalloregulator ArsR/SmtB family transcription factor, producing the protein MHALDVLGDPVRRRILELLADGEAPAGRIGATISEEFGISQPAVSQHLRVLREQGFATVRADGTRRLYAVDAGGLQQVKTWLSPFERYWRGPLAALGTELARGRREQRMAGGDPGASDAGDPRDPAPPRDEEQ; encoded by the coding sequence ATGCACGCGCTCGATGTCCTGGGGGACCCGGTTCGCCGCCGCATCCTCGAGTTGCTCGCCGACGGCGAGGCCCCGGCCGGCCGCATCGGCGCGACGATCAGCGAAGAGTTCGGCATCAGCCAGCCGGCGGTGTCGCAGCACCTTCGGGTGCTGCGCGAACAGGGCTTCGCCACCGTCCGGGCAGACGGCACCCGACGCCTCTACGCCGTCGATGCAGGCGGGCTCCAGCAGGTGAAGACCTGGCTGAGTCCGTTCGAGCGGTACTGGCGCGGCCCGTTGGCGGCCCTCGGAACGGAACTCGCCCGCGGCAGACGCGAGCAACGCATGGCCGGCGGAGACCCCGGGGCGAGTGACGCCGGGGATCCACGCGATCCAGCACCACCACGAGATGAGGAGCAATGA
- the dhaK gene encoding dihydroxyacetone kinase subunit DhaK — translation MKKIINDPKRVVDESVAGFGLAHADLVRVEMDPIHVVRADAPIAGKVGIVSGGGSGHEPLHAGYVGFGMLDAAVPGAVFTSPTPDPILAATKAVDGGAGVLHIVKNYTGDVLNFETAADLAAADGITVRAVVTNDDVAVKDSLYTAGRRGVAGTVLVEKIAGAAAERGDSLDEVAEIAERVNANARSMGLALTPCIVPHAGEPSFQLAEDEIEIGIGIHGEPGRERIKLEPADQLVDRLIEPILEDLPYASGDRVLLFVNGMGGTPLVELYLAYRRAAEVLEERGIEIARSLVGNYITSLEMQGMSLTLLKLDDEMIRLWDDPVQTAALRWAR, via the coding sequence GTGAAGAAGATCATCAACGATCCGAAGCGTGTCGTCGACGAGTCCGTCGCCGGTTTCGGACTGGCGCACGCCGATCTCGTGCGCGTGGAGATGGACCCGATCCACGTGGTGCGCGCCGACGCGCCGATCGCCGGCAAGGTCGGCATCGTGAGCGGCGGCGGCAGCGGGCACGAGCCCCTGCACGCCGGCTACGTGGGCTTCGGCATGCTGGATGCCGCAGTGCCCGGCGCCGTGTTCACCTCGCCCACGCCCGACCCGATCCTCGCCGCGACGAAGGCCGTCGACGGTGGCGCCGGCGTGCTGCACATCGTGAAGAACTACACCGGCGACGTGTTGAACTTCGAGACCGCCGCCGACCTGGCGGCGGCCGACGGCATCACCGTCCGCGCGGTGGTGACCAACGACGACGTCGCAGTGAAGGACTCGCTGTACACCGCCGGGCGTCGCGGCGTCGCCGGCACCGTGCTCGTCGAGAAGATCGCCGGCGCGGCCGCCGAACGCGGCGACTCGCTGGACGAGGTCGCCGAGATCGCCGAGCGGGTGAACGCGAACGCACGTTCGATGGGGCTGGCGCTCACCCCGTGCATCGTTCCCCACGCCGGTGAACCCAGCTTCCAGCTCGCGGAGGACGAGATCGAGATCGGCATCGGCATCCACGGCGAGCCGGGTCGAGAGCGGATCAAGCTCGAGCCCGCCGACCAGTTGGTGGACCGCCTCATCGAGCCGATCCTCGAAGACCTGCCGTACGCCTCGGGCGACCGGGTGCTGCTGTTCGTGAACGGCATGGGCGGCACGCCGCTCGTGGAGCTTTACCTCGCCTACCGCAGGGCCGCCGAGGTGCTCGAGGAACGCGGCATCGAGATCGCTCGATCGCTGGTCGGCAACTACATCACGTCGCTCGAGATGCAGGGCATGTCGCTCACGCTCCTCAAGCTCGACGACGAGATGATCAGGCTGTGGGACGACCCGGTGCAGACCGCGGCGCTCCGCTGGGCACGATAG
- a CDS encoding SDR family oxidoreductase has translation MQTDAPRRPVTIVTGASRGIGAAIAERLAREGHDLVLTYRDREEDAAEVGRACEASGSRVLLLQADLADLDAAATVVPAAVERFGTVTGLVNNAGITGLIGGFLDASIEESELVFRVNVLAPIVLTRAAIAHMATDRGGAGGCIVNISSGAATTGSPNTYIPYAMSKAALNVLTMGASKEFGPVGVRVNTVSPGTTRTEIHAAAGRPNAPDERAPGIPMRRPGEAHEVAGAVAYLFAPDASYTSGADIRVAGGN, from the coding sequence ATGCAGACGGATGCCCCTCGCCGCCCGGTCACGATCGTCACGGGGGCCAGTCGTGGCATCGGTGCCGCGATCGCCGAGCGCCTCGCACGTGAGGGCCACGACCTCGTGCTGACCTACCGCGACCGCGAGGAGGATGCCGCCGAGGTCGGGCGCGCATGCGAGGCATCCGGCTCGCGGGTGCTGCTCCTGCAGGCCGACCTGGCCGACCTCGATGCGGCCGCGACCGTGGTGCCGGCGGCCGTCGAGCGGTTCGGCACCGTGACCGGGCTCGTCAACAACGCCGGGATCACTGGCCTGATCGGCGGATTCCTCGATGCGTCCATCGAGGAGTCCGAGCTGGTGTTCCGGGTCAACGTACTGGCGCCGATCGTGCTCACGCGCGCGGCGATCGCCCACATGGCGACGGACCGCGGTGGTGCGGGCGGGTGCATCGTGAACATCTCCTCGGGCGCGGCGACCACCGGATCGCCGAACACCTATATCCCCTACGCGATGAGCAAGGCGGCGCTCAACGTGCTGACGATGGGAGCGTCGAAGGAGTTCGGGCCGGTCGGGGTGCGCGTCAACACCGTGTCGCCCGGCACGACACGCACCGAGATCCACGCAGCGGCCGGCCGCCCGAACGCCCCCGACGAGCGTGCCCCCGGCATCCCGATGCGCCGACCGGGCGAGGCACACGAGGTCGCCGGGGCGGTCGCCTACCTGTTCGCTCCGGACGCCTCCTACACGTCGGGCGCCGACATTCGCGTCGCCGGCGGCAACTGA